The genomic segment AGTAACATTGTAAACACTAGAAAACAGAGAAGGTGGTAGTATCctcattagaaaaacaaaattaggaGGTACCTAATAAGAAAAATGGGGCAAAAAACCACCTGTTTGTCAAGAATAAGTAACGGACCACACAGCATTCTAGGATATGCAGTCCCCTAAGTCAACAGTTTTGGGATTGGAAAAGCTTTTAAGAGTGGAAGAAAATTTTTCTGTTATAGATAACTACATTAGAtctgggttttgggttttttgcacATCATCTGCTAACACACCAAATATTTATTCACTCAAGCAAGGGCAAATGGAGACTGGATGGCACTATAAGAGAACGAAATCTGAGGGATTTAAGGAAAAGACAGAATTACTTACATAAAAATTTGAAACTAGCAAGCGAACTAGTACAAACATTTGCAACTGATTTAAAAGGTTGATTAATTACTACAAAAAGAGCATATCGAGAAAGGTCTTCACAAAAAGAAAGTCCCCATTGTTACACGAGAAAAACAcatgaagaaaatgttaaaaatacaaatggcaaacaaaaatatacaacttcatcaaaaaaattatttttactcatCAAGTGAACAAAAATCAGAAACTGACATTATTCAACATTGCCACACACAGAGAatgtttgttaaaaatataaatggtaaacaaaaatacacaacttcatcaaaaaaatttttcactCATCAAATTAACAAAAATCAGAAACTGACATTATTCAACATCACCTGGGGCACAAAGCTGGGTGCCCCACAACGCTTTGGGAAAACACTTTAGCCTAAGAGAACAATCACAGATACAAAAACTTCATGCTCTAAAGCGTTCACTGTAAtgttatttgtatttaaaaaaattctaataggagacatttcctctgtaaaataaaGCATATATCCATGAGCACTCATGCATTCAAATTACAGAAAACATACATGTTGTAAGGCAAAATTACAGATATGAATCATAGCCATTGGAaaccaaatacataaaaaaaagttaacacaAGTTTTCAGGGTAATGGGACATGggcaatatttttctatttttttctttaatgaatttTGCACAATGACAAGACACTTTTATGGTGGGGGGGAACCCTAACATCAAAAGGCTTAGTTATAAACTTTTAAATGTTAACTCCTTACCATTTATGTTGCTTTCACAGCTGGAGTTTTTTTAGACCTTAACTTGAAGTATAAGACTAACAAAGCAATGCTTCCATACGTGGCCAGAACacactgaaaaagaaaggaaaaagtaaacaagGCTGTTGTCACACCTGTATTACTctaaaacataactgcttaaagGTATCATTAATACTTACATTCATTCTCCCTGTGAGAGTGTAAGAGTTGAAATATTTTTTGATGCCAGTGAAATGGAATTGGGCATCAGTTTCTGGACCTGCcatgatttcagtcttttaaaaaaagaaagaaaggaatacatTGGTTTGGatgcaatttaaaagaaaaatttttaattaaaaaattcaaaaagtcacTGCATATAAATATTGCAAATTTTATATATGCCTCACCCAACAAAGCAGCAAAGTGGTGGAAAAAAATCTTGCTGATAAGAAATT from the Vicugna pacos chromosome 11, VicPac4, whole genome shotgun sequence genome contains:
- the ATP5MK gene encoding ATP synthase membrane subunit K, mitochondrial isoform X1 translates to MISAFQTEIMAGPETDAQFHFTGIKKYFNSYTLTGRMNCVLATYGSIALLVLYFKLRSKKTPAVKAT
- the ATP5MK gene encoding ATP synthase membrane subunit K, mitochondrial isoform X2; its protein translation is MAGPETDAQFHFTGIKKYFNSYTLTGRMNCVLATYGSIALLVLYFKLRSKKTPAVKAT